The following coding sequences lie in one Panicum virgatum strain AP13 chromosome 6N, P.virgatum_v5, whole genome shotgun sequence genomic window:
- the LOC120680116 gene encoding dolabradiene monooxygenase-like isoform X2: MADQHYLIYLGLALVSLLAMLAKRRRSAMALEQGLRLPPGPWQLPIIGSLHHMVGKLPHHAMRDLARCHGPLMLLRIGEVPTLVVSSREAAREVMRTHDAVFATRPLSPTMRALTNGGRGIIMAPYGAHWRQLRRITINKLLSARRVLSFRAVREEEVAAMLRACAAAASRSRPADMREQLSTLITDITMRAAMGDRFKDREAFQHVLDRAIVLAAGFNAADLWPSSRIVGRLSGAVRRCEEILDTSFGILDRIIEEHLERMRSGGGGDVEDLLDVLLKVQQDGELPIPLDTDVIKVAITDIFAGSETTAPTLEWAMAELVQNPKVMERATAEVRRAFAAHGSVREDKLAEADLRYLPLVIRETLRLHTPLPFLIPQACQEPCRVLGYDVPQGITVMVNAWALGRDERYWPGDPDAFRPERFEAAGAADFKGTDFELLPFGSGRRMCPGLGFANANMELALASLLFHFDWEAPGAAALDMTEAFGITAHRKARLLLRPILRNPVPGAA, encoded by the exons ATGGCAGACCAGCACTACCTCATCTACCTCGGACTGGCTCTCGTCTCCCTGCTCGCCATGCTCGCCAAGCGCCGGCGCTCCGCGATGGCGCTCGAGCAAGGTCTGCGGCTGCCGCCCGGGCCATGGCAGCTGCCGATCATCGGCAGCCTGCACCACATGGTCGGCAAGCTCCCGCACCACGCGATGCGCGACCTCGCGCGGTGCCACGGGCCGCTCATGCTGCTCCGGATCGGCGAGGTGCCCACGCTGGTGGTGTCGTcccgggaggcggcgcgggaggtgaTGAGGACGCACGACGCGGTGTTCGCGACGCGGCCGCTGAGCCCCACCATGCGGGCGCTCACCAACGGCGGCCGGGGCATCATCATGGCGCCCTACGGGGCCCACTGGCGGCAGCTCCGCCGGATCACCATCAACAAGCTCCTCAGCGCGCGCCGCGTCCTCTCCTTCCGCGCCGTCCGCGAGGAGGAGGTCGCCGCCATGCTgcgcgcgtgcgccgccgcggcgtcgcgcTCCCGCCCCGCGGACATGCGCGAGCAGCTGTCCACGCTCATCACGGACATCACGATGCGCGCCGCGATGGGCGACCGGTTCAAGGACCGCGAGGCCTTCCAGCACGTGCTCGACCGCGCCATCGTGCTCGCGGCCGGGTTCAACGCGGCCGACCTGTGGCCGTCCTCCCGGATCGTCGGCCGGCTCAGCGGCGCCGTGCGCCGCTGCGAGGAGATCCTTGACACCTCCTTCGGGATCCTCGACCGCATCATCGAGGAGCACCTGGAGAGgatgcgcagcggcggcggcggcgatgtcgaAGACCTCCTCGACGTGCTGCTCAAGGTGCAGCAGGATGGTGAGCTGCCGATCCCCCTCGACACGGACGTCATCAAAGTCGCCATCACT GACATCTTTGCCGGCAGCGAGACGACAGCGCCGACGCTGGAgtgggccatggcggagctcgtCCAGAACCCGAAGGTCATGGagcgggcgacggcggaggtGCGACGCGCCTTCGCCGCGCACGGGTCGGTGCGGGAGGACAAGCTCGCGGAGGCGGATCTCCGGTACCTGCCCCTCGTCATCCGGGAGACGCTCCGGCTGCACACGCCGCTGCCGTTCCTGATCCCGCAGGCGTGCCAGGAACCCTGCCGCGTGCTGGGCTACGACGTGCCGCAGGGCATCACGGTGATGGTGAACGCCTGGGCGCTGGGCCGCGACGAGCGCTACTGGCCGGGGGACCCCGACGCGTTCCGGCCGGAACGGTTCGAGGCTGCCGGCGCGGCGGACTTCAAGGGCACCGACTTCGAGCTCCTGCCGTTCGGGTCCGGGCGGAGGATGTGCCCTGGCCTGGGATTTGCGAACGCCAACATGGAGCTCGCGCTCGCCAGCCTCCTCTTCCACTTCGACTGGGaggcgcccggcgccgccgcgctcgacaTGACCGAGGCGTTCGGCATCACCGCGCACCGGAAAGCCAGGCTCCTGCTCCGCCCCATCCTTCGCAATCCGGTGCCAG GCGCCGCCTAG
- the LOC120680116 gene encoding dolabradiene monooxygenase-like isoform X1, producing the protein MADQHYLIYLGLALVSLLAMLAKRRRSAMALEQGLRLPPGPWQLPIIGSLHHMVGKLPHHAMRDLARCHGPLMLLRIGEVPTLVVSSREAAREVMRTHDAVFATRPLSPTMRALTNGGRGIIMAPYGAHWRQLRRITINKLLSARRVLSFRAVREEEVAAMLRACAAAASRSRPADMREQLSTLITDITMRAAMGDRFKDREAFQHVLDRAIVLAAGFNAADLWPSSRIVGRLSGAVRRCEEILDTSFGILDRIIEEHLERMRSGGGGDVEDLLDVLLKVQQDGELPIPLDTDVIKVAITDIFAGSETTAPTLEWAMAELVQNPKVMERATAEVRRAFAAHGSVREDKLAEADLRYLPLVIRETLRLHTPLPFLIPQACQEPCRVLGYDVPQGITVMVNAWALGRDERYWPGDPDAFRPERFEAAGAADFKGTDFELLPFGSGRRMCPGLGFANANMELALASLLFHFDWEAPGAAALDMTEAFGITAHRKARLLLRPILRNPVPGAA; encoded by the exons ATGGCAGACCAGCACTACCTCATCTACCTCGGACTGGCTCTCGTCTCCCTGCTCGCCATGCTCGCCAAGCGCCGGCGCTCCGCGATGGCGCTCGAGCAAGGTCTGCGGCTGCCGCCCGGGCCATGGCAGCTGCCGATCATCGGCAGCCTGCACCACATGGTCGGCAAGCTCCCGCACCACGCGATGCGCGACCTCGCGCGGTGCCACGGGCCGCTCATGCTGCTCCGGATCGGCGAGGTGCCCACGCTGGTGGTGTCGTcccgggaggcggcgcgggaggtgaTGAGGACGCACGACGCGGTGTTCGCGACGCGGCCGCTGAGCCCCACCATGCGGGCGCTCACCAACGGCGGCCGGGGCATCATCATGGCGCCCTACGGGGCCCACTGGCGGCAGCTCCGCCGGATCACCATCAACAAGCTCCTCAGCGCGCGCCGCGTCCTCTCCTTCCGCGCCGTCCGCGAGGAGGAGGTCGCCGCCATGCTgcgcgcgtgcgccgccgcggcgtcgcgcTCCCGCCCCGCGGACATGCGCGAGCAGCTGTCCACGCTCATCACGGACATCACGATGCGCGCCGCGATGGGCGACCGGTTCAAGGACCGCGAGGCCTTCCAGCACGTGCTCGACCGCGCCATCGTGCTCGCGGCCGGGTTCAACGCGGCCGACCTGTGGCCGTCCTCCCGGATCGTCGGCCGGCTCAGCGGCGCCGTGCGCCGCTGCGAGGAGATCCTTGACACCTCCTTCGGGATCCTCGACCGCATCATCGAGGAGCACCTGGAGAGgatgcgcagcggcggcggcggcgatgtcgaAGACCTCCTCGACGTGCTGCTCAAGGTGCAGCAGGATGGTGAGCTGCCGATCCCCCTCGACACGGACGTCATCAAAGTCGCCATCACT GACATCTTTGCCGGCAGCGAGACGACAGCGCCGACGCTGGAgtgggccatggcggagctcgtCCAGAACCCGAAGGTCATGGagcgggcgacggcggaggtGCGACGCGCCTTCGCCGCGCACGGGTCGGTGCGGGAGGACAAGCTCGCGGAGGCGGATCTCCGGTACCTGCCCCTCGTCATCCGGGAGACGCTCCGGCTGCACACGCCGCTGCCGTTCCTGATCCCGCAGGCGTGCCAGGAACCCTGCCGCGTGCTGGGCTACGACGTGCCGCAGGGCATCACGGTGATGGTGAACGCCTGGGCGCTGGGCCGCGACGAGCGCTACTGGCCGGGGGACCCCGACGCGTTCCGGCCGGAACGGTTCGAGGCTGCCGGCGCGGCGGACTTCAAGGGCACCGACTTCGAGCTCCTGCCGTTCGGGTCCGGGCGGAGGATGTGCCCTGGCCTGGGATTTGCGAACGCCAACATGGAGCTCGCGCTCGCCAGCCTCCTCTTCCACTTCGACTGGGaggcgcccggcgccgccgcgctcgacaTGACCGAGGCGTTCGGCATCACCGCGCACCGGAAAGCCAGGCTCCTGCTCCGCCCCATCCTTCGCAATCCGGTGCCAGGCGCCGCCTAG
- the LOC120677881 gene encoding uncharacterized protein LOC120677881, producing MAAAIAHVFPNTAHRLCLWHIGQNAVKHLSPIIKAAEDKAEDEAEDKSGNKFNKFWADFKSCIYEDRAEIYFTEKWDELLAKYNLEDNTWMSNLYALRAKWAAVYRDSFTADMHSTQRSEDPLNGVISFRIPPVIKGPKETCFKNVLEKNPGKKKKKKGAQKKGDDLEHDDIEARDERAETNQIIDCNVGASSTMNAPFVQGGYTNVAMPPFNLFANPSAMAPPYIPGGYTSLLMGVDQDATTQAAVRKLHFDESM from the exons ATGGCAGCAGCAATTGCTCATGTATTCCCAAACACAGCCCACCGCCTATGTTTGTGGCATATTGGCCAAAATGCTGTCAAACATCTTAGTCCTATAATTAAAGCGGCAGAGGACAAGGCAGAGGACGAGGCAGAGGACAAGTCAGGTAACAAGTTTAACAAGTTCTGGGCGGATTTCAAAAGTTGTATCTACGAAGACAGAGCAGAGATTTACTTCACAGAGAAATGGGATGAATTGTTGGCTAAATACAACCTTGAGGATAACACATGGATGTCAAACCTATATGCTTTGAGGGCAAAGTGGGCTGCGGTATACCGTGACTCATTTACAGCAGACATGCACTCGACCCAGAGGAGCGAAG ATCCACTAAATGGTGTAATATCATTCAGAATCCCTCCAGTCATAAAAGGTCCAAAGGAGACATGTTTTAAAAATGTTCTTGAGAAGAACCcaggaaagaagaagaagaagaagggtgcCCAGAAGAAAG GTGACGATCTGGAACATGATGATATTGAAGCAAGAGACGAACGTGCTGAGACAAACCAAATAATT GATTGTAATGTTGGGGCATCTTCAACCATGAATGCTCCTTTCGTCCAAGGTGGATATACTAATGTCGCAATGCCCCCGTTCAATTTATTTGCTAATCCTTCTGCAATGGCTCCTCCATACATACCAGGAGGGTACACAAGTCTCTTAATGGGAGTTGATCAAGATGCTACAACGCAAGCTGCTGTTAGGAAGTTACATTTTGATGAATCTATGTAG